Genomic segment of Octadecabacter arcticus 238:
TTATAGGACTTCTTGCCTTTGTGGGATTCCCATGATGCCCGAGATTTGGTATGTAATGGCATGAGTAAGACCCCTCCAAATCTGACTAATCTGCCCCCTGAAGTACAGGCATACGTTGCCGCGCAAACAGCGGAATTGTCAGAGCTGAAGCAAGCGTTTCTCGGGTCATCCCTTGGCCATGCGACGGTACAAAAACGCCTCAAGGATGAGATGGCATCAGTGGACGCCGCCCTGAGTGCCGAGCGCACCGCTCATGCGCGGGCCATCCAGAACCGAGACACCATCATCGCCGATCTGCGCCTGCAACTCCACGGTCACAACAAGCACCGCTTTGGCTCAAAGTCGGAAAGCAGTGCACAGCTGGCGCTTGAGTTGATCCTTGAAGAACTTGAGATCGAACAAGCCGTTGAGACAGATGATGAACCCTCTGACGCTGAGGCCAAGCCGCCCCGCACACCGCGCAAGCGCAAACCTTTCCCAAAGGGGCTGAAGCGTGTCCAAAAGACCATCACCCCCAGTGATGCTTGCACCGACTGTGGCGGCAGCTTCAAAGTGCTTGGAACGGATGTGATGGAGGAGTTGGAATATGTCCCGGGACATTACATCGTGAACCAAATTGGCCGCCCGCGTCTGGCCTGCACCTGTTGTGAGGCCGTTGTTCAGGCTGAGATGCCAAGCCGACCCATTCCGAAGAGCTTTGTCGGCCCCGCGCTGATGGCCCACATCCTGTGCTGTAAATACGGCTATCATCTGCCGCTGTATCGCCAGAGCCAGATGTTTGCCAACGAGGGCATTGATCTGAGTGGATCGCTCATGGCGGGATGGGTCGGCAAATGCACCAAACTGCTGGAGCGCGTCTCAGATGCAATCCGCGATCACGTCTTTGAGGCGCAGGCGATCTTCATGGATGACACAACGGTCAAGCTGCTCCAGAAGGGCAATGGCAAAGGAAAGAATAAGACCAAAACCGCGCGACTGTGGGTCTATGCCCGAAAAGAAGA
This window contains:
- the tnpC gene encoding IS66 family transposase, translated to MSKTPPNLTNLPPEVQAYVAAQTAELSELKQAFLGSSLGHATVQKRLKDEMASVDAALSAERTAHARAIQNRDTIIADLRLQLHGHNKHRFGSKSESSAQLALELILEELEIEQAVETDDEPSDAEAKPPRTPRKRKPFPKGLKRVQKTITPSDACTDCGGSFKVLGTDVMEELEYVPGHYIVNQIGRPRLACTCCEAVVQAEMPSRPIPKSFVGPALMAHILCCKYGYHLPLYRQSQMFANEGIDLSGSLMAGWVGKCTKLLERVSDAIRDHVFEAQAIFMDDTTVKLLQKGNGKGKNKTKTARLWVYARKEDTWASGAPPAVWYQFSTSREAEHPSKHLESYEGYAHADAYAGYNDAYRTGRVKEMACMAHVRREFFDLYESTKLPVAGEAVLRIKKLYDVETQARFLPPAERVALRQEYAKPIFDDLEVWLKEQLGKISSKTPLAKAIKYALARLPKARPYLDHGFLELDNNTAERAVRPVAVGRKNYLFMGSEAGGKSAAIAYTLIETAKMNKVNPEAWLAWVLERIQDHQANRINDLMPWAYQDMIDAKNAEAEAKDAA